TAGTCAGTAGGAGGGATGATTTACACCTTGGAGCAACATCTTACAAAATTTCCCTTGAAAAACAGATTCGGATCATCACAATCAGCTTAAGAATTTCACTTGAACACCAAGTGGACTGACTACAAACAAATCAAAACTCCCCACAAAAGGGAAAGCAAACAATATCCTATACACCGCATACAGACTACGAAGATTGCAATCCCAGAGCATTACATCCGCCAAGAACAGAGGATGAGAAGAGGAGCCACACTCAGGAAGAAACGGCTTGGATCGAATCGAATTCGTCATCTCATTTTGGGAGCGTGCTGTAGCCGTAGGTGCTCCCCATGAATGAAGAGACGGCGGCGTCCCCGTCGAAGGAGTCCCTCTCGTCGAGGTAGACGTTCATGCGGAACGCGGCGTGCACGCCGATGAGGGCGGAGGCGAGGACGAGGGAGACGAGCAGGTTGAGGCCGGCGCGGGTGAGCGCGACGGCGAGCAcggtggcggcggagaggacggcGAGCACGACGCGGTCGTCGACGTCGCGGCCGAGGCAGACGAGCGGGGCGGCGTCCCCGCCGCGGCCGAAGTAGAGGGCGAGCCAGGCGACGAAGAGGGCGAGGAAGGCGAGCATGGAGCGCGGGCGGTAGACgagtcccacgaagacgaggacgagcgccGCGAGCGCGTAGTTGGCGCGGAAGTAGGCGAGGTTGCGGCGCGCCCGGGCGCGCGCCTCGCCGCAGGTCTCCGGGCGGGAGAAGGCCGTGTGGTCCAGCACCTCCCGCCACGCCCGCGGCCGGCCGACCGCCGCGGCGGCCGCGGCGCCGGCCCCCGCGCGGGAGAAGAAGGCCACCCCCGCCTCCGCCGCGGTCGCCGCcggcggggaggagggggaggaggaggagggcgccgCCTCGAAGTCGCCGTTCGcgtcgggccgcggcggcgggggcggggccgGGACNNNNNNNNNNNNNNNNNNNNNNNNNNNNNNNNNNNNNNNNNNNNNNNNNNNNNNNNNNNNNNNNNNNNNNNNNNNNNNNNNNNNNNNNNNNNNNNNNNNNNNNNNNNNNNNNNNNNNNNNNNNNNNNNNNNNNNNNNNNNNNNNNNNNNNNNNNNNNNNNNNNNNNNNNNNNNNNNNNNNNNNNNNNNNNNNNNNNNGACGGCGCCGTAGCGCGACCAGGAGGCCGTGGAGGAGGACATggcggagggagggagggagggagggacgaACCCTAGGTggtggaggggaggaggaggggggatgGATCGGGGGATCGTGCCGTGATTGATTGCTGTTGCTGGCTGGCTTTGATCGGTCGAGCGACCGATCGATCGGGTTTTGTCGAGTGGATCTGGCTGGCTGGCTTGGAGCCTtggacgggggagagagagaggcagaggCAGGGGAAGGGAGAGGGCAAAGGCAAAAAAAAAGGTTTGCTTTTGGGGATTTTTATGATCCCAATTGGCCAATTCGCGGGCTAATTTAATGGTGTATTGGAGCGACTAGTTGGGACGTCGGCAGATCCGATCGAGCGGCTGAGAATGGCTCCTTCGACAAACAAACACAAGTCCATGTATGTACTGTCCATGTCACGATTAATATGCAACGAACCGAGTGTCCAAATCAGACTTGACCGGCCGTTAATTTGAGGCGTATTAGCGTGGAACGTGTACAGTGTTACTCACAATGCTCTGGCCGAGCATTCATGTCTAAGAATTTTCCAAAGCTCATTATAGTCCGCTCTATTCGGAAAAAAGAAATATCTCTATTCGCAAAAAAAATCCCAAATAAGATCATGAAAAAAAATAAGGGATGCGTGTCCAGAAACATTTGCAAGAAAACTTCAATCAAGCTTATTTCTACAACCGCCATCCTCCCCACTTGTCGTCTTTGGAGACCATGAGGGCTTTGTGAGCCGAAGAAGAGGCCTTCGGTCAGCAAGGCCATTGTCGATGTGGCGGCGTCGATCGAAGATCATCCCCCTGCTCCTCGAAACCCGGATCCGCTGCAGGTCATCGATGTCATCGAGGCAGAACGATGGAACCGCCGCCCACGAGCCTCTTACCATGTTCTTGGACCTTTGTCTTCTCAGAAACAAAGACGACGCCATACGAGATGGAATCCGCCATAGACACAAAAAACGCCACCGGACCAATCGCGCCAAGGGAACGATGGAATAAGGTTCGGATCGAGGGTGTCATCGAGATGGGGCTGAGATAGGGGACATTTCATTTCAAACGACTACGTCACTACCATCCAAATGCCACCATGGAACACACCAAGCCTAACCCTAACTACAGCCGAGGCAGAGAGTCGGGGTTCCCCCACCACCCTTTGCCAGAGCAGCGATCGGAGGGGAGGAGCCCATGGCCTCGTCGGCAAAGCGCGAGAGGAATTATTCTTCTCCATGATCACCTCTTTTCCTGGACGAGATGGAGCGAAGCGGTTAAGAGATAAGACATTATTTTCACTGCAAGACGACATTGTGAAAGCCTTCATCCAGCCAAAAGCGGTTAAGAGCACGCATGTGAAGAGAGAGAGAAAGCGAGGAGGGCCACgtggaggatttttgttggtaaagtGTATGTCCTGACTCCAACAAAGCCCCCCATTTTTGTTTCTAGGACACCGGAATCTGTATGTATGGACTGCTAAatggacatatacatgttcctgttGGATGCAAAAGTGGTTTGAACACTGTGGTCTGGACGCAACATATAGTGAAGGTTTGAGGGTCTGCTTTGGAAATACCCTTGTAAACATTGTGCNNNNNNNNNNNNNNNNNNNNNNNNNNNNNNNNNNNNNNNNNNNNNNNNNNNNNNNNNNNNNNNNNNNNNNNNNNNNNNNNNNNNNNNNNNNNNNNNNNNNNNNNNNNNNNNNNNNNNNNNNNNNNNNNNNNNNNNNNNNNNNNNNNNNNNNNNNNNNNNNNNNNNNNNNNNNNNNNNNNNNNNNNNNNNNNNNNNNNNNNNNNNNNNNNNNNNNNNNNNNNNNNNNNNNNNNNNNNNNNNNNNAATATGGAAGGCTACCCGGATTCTTCTGGGAAGGGCCAGCGCTTTTCTTTATCAGTGAAAGATTCTATGCTCGGATATTCAGTCAGTCTTACTGAATGAAAGTTTGCTAATATTGGATCGACAAAGACGAGAGCTTCTTAGGACACTTGGAATGTAGGGAGAGGCGGGAAAAGGATTGAACAATAAAGATTCTTTCTGAGAGCGCATTCAAGCTAAAATGTATTTTTTCGACAAGGGGTGCTTTATTATTTAAAAGGTAAGTAATCATAGGACTGCATGACCCCTAAATCGTGGGAGGGTCAATCCTAAGATCATGTTGCCATCCATGTCGGGTAAAAGTATCACTCGCCGTTTTCTCCAAGCGTGTACACACCTTCATAAACAGGTCTTGATTTTTCACATGTTGTAGAGATGACCATAAACAAAGCGTACAGGTACATCTGTAGATAATCTGCATAAGAGaagtgattttattgttaaaaccCTTCTCATTTCTACATAACCAAAGCGACCAAATAACAGTGAGCGTTCCCACCCTAAGAAGAATTCTAAACTCGTGATCAATCcccatgtaaccagttgccaaatatATTAGTAACACTACATAgaggatacaagccagaagctacttggatgactgaccatatagaatGAGCTAATTTGCATTGGAAAAATAAGTATTTTATTATTTCATCATGTTGACAAAAAAACACATTGTGtacttccatgccaattcctcttaataaggttatctttgGTAAGAATGACTCTTCGacaaagttaccacacaaagattttattcttaagtGATATCTTCATCTTCCAAATCTTTTATTATTATCAACTGGCATCTCTGGCTGGATTAGAGCTCTATGCATAGAGTCCACTGTGAATTTACCACTCACGTGTAGGTTCCAACGAAATTCATTGGCTCCTTGTGACAATTGTATTGTGGAAAGTCTCCGTAACAAAGTGTTCCACGATTCAAGTCTGGGACCAACTAAATCTCTTTTGAATGTCACATTTGACAGAAAGGATTTCATAACCGTGGCGATAGTATCATCCTTGTGACGCACAATATTGTATAAAGCCAGATATTGTTCTCGGAGTGTAGCATTGCCTAGCCACTTATCCTCCGAGAATCTAATTTCTGAACCGTCTTTTATAGTGAAGGATCCAGAAGGGAAGAAGTATTTCTTCGTAGCCATTAGACATGCCCAAGAGTGTGAGTCCTCATACTACCAGTACTCGGGACGCTGCGTTTGAGCTCACATATTTTCTCCTTaggagggtttgccatacaccatTTCATGTCAGCAGCTTAAACAACCATTTGTCGATGAGGGTGGTATTTTTTCCTCGAGGTCATGAATACCTAGCCAATGGCGGAGCTAGAACAGAAAATTTAAAAAGTTGAAATATTACATCCCAACATTGTTTTCCCCTTTAACCGGCCACtgatgctcaatcagatcttccttTAGCTGCCCATGAGTTGGTCGATGccaaatttgttgatgcatttgaatgAACTCTTCAAATGTGGCCGGATTCTGGTCCGGAAATTGGATAggatcacccatgttctcaaattTCGGAGCTACGGcagcatcgtcatcctcatcctcgatgatcatgttgtgcatgaccaAACAATGTGTCATAACCTCCCATCAGGTTTCCGGATCCATTGTTTAGCAGGTCcacaaactgaaggaaatatgccatagaggcaataataaagttattatttatttccttatatcatgataaatgtttattattcatgctagaattgtattaaccagaaacataatacatgtgtgaatacatagacaaacataatgtcactagtatgcctctacttgactagctcgttaatcaaagatggttgtgtttcataacaatagacatgagttgtcatttgattaacgggatcacatcattaggagaatgatgtgattgacttgacccattccgttagcttagcacttgatcgtttagtatgttgctattgctttctccatgacttatacatgttcctacaactatgagattatgcaactcccgtttaccggaggaacactttgtgtgctactgagggagtcctggattagggggtgtccgaatgaccgggctatgacctttggccggactcctggactatgaagatacaagattgaagacttcgtcccgtgtccggatgggactttccttggcgtggaaggcaagcttggcgatacggatatgtagatctcctcccattgtaaccgactctgtgtaaccctagccctctccggtgtctatataaaccggagggttttagtctgtaggacgaacaacaatcataccataggctagcttctagggtttagcctctctgatctcatggtagatctactcttgtactacccatatcatcaatattaatcaagcaggagtagggttttacctccatcgagagggcccgaacctgggtaaaaacattgtgtcccttgtctcctgttaccatccgcctagacgcacagttcgggaccccctacccgagatccgccggttttgacaccgacattggtgctttcattgagagttcctctgtgtcgtcatctttaggcccgatggctcctccgatcatcaacaacgatgcggtccagggtgagacttttctccccgaacagatcttcgtattcggcggctttgcactgcggggcaatttgcttggccatctggagcagatcgaaagctatgcccctggccatcaggtcaggattggaagtttgaactacacggctgacatccgcggagacttgatcttcgacgggttcgagccacagccgagcgcgccgcactgtcacgatgggcacgatttagctctgcctccggacaatgcccaagaggccgccccagtgtccgcttcgacccttagctcagagccgactgcgccaatcgaggacggatggctggacgccGCCTAGGAGGCTGTAATTTCTACAgctatcgagccgaacaccagtcttgtcctttgtgaagctcgtgactccaaggtgtcggactcctttccggactctgaaccttccgcgccccttccgatcaaacccgattgggcgccgatcatggagttcgccgccgcggacatctttcagcactcgcccttcggcgacattctgaattcactaaagtctctctctttatcaggagagccctggccggactatggtcagcaaggttgggatgcggacaatgaagaaattcaaagcccatccaccacccacttcgtagccactgtcgatgatttaactgacatgctcgacttcgactccgaagacatagacggtatggacgccgatgaaggagatgaccaagaatcagcgcctatagggcattggaaagccaccttgtcatatgacatatatatggtggacaccccaaaagaagggaatggggatggaacaacggaggatgactcctccaagaagcagcctaagcgccggcgtcagcggcgtcgctctaaatcccgccaaagcaaaaatggtgattccggcacgggagataataacaccccggacagtgccaaagacaaccccctctagcaggattcagcacaggaggatggagaagccagccctcatgagagagcggcagacagggaggtcgaggatgataattacatgcctccctccaaagacgaggcaagcctcgacgacaacgaatttgtcgtgcctgaggatcccgtcgaacaagagcgtttcaaacgcaggcttctggccatggc
Above is a window of Triticum dicoccoides isolate Atlit2015 ecotype Zavitan chromosome 5B, WEW_v2.0, whole genome shotgun sequence DNA encoding:
- the LOC119310356 gene encoding PRA1 family protein E-like; this translates as PAPPPPPRPDANGDFEAAPSSSSPSSPPAATAAEAGVAFFSRAGAGAAAAAAVGRPRAWREVLDHTAFSRPETCGEARARARRNLAYFRANYALAALVLVFVGLVYRPRSMLAFLALFVAWLALYFGRGGDAAPLVCLGRDVDDRVVLAVLSAATVLAVALTRAGLNLLVSLVLASALIGVHAAFRMNVYLDERDSFDGDAAVSSFMGSTYGYSTLPK